In a genomic window of Meleagris gallopavo isolate NT-WF06-2002-E0010 breed Aviagen turkey brand Nicholas breeding stock chromosome 1, Turkey_5.1, whole genome shotgun sequence:
- the ZC3HC1 gene encoding nuclear-interacting partner of ALK, which produces MAAPSAEVAEGGRGRPPAVTPQQIRDLIDGGIASEGSGPEGKDTSDWSESANGSLQIDALSLESTSKEAYFSRVETFTPLKWAGKPHELSPLVCAKYGWTNVECDMLKCSSCQAFLCVSLQLTFDFNKYKERCVELKKSLCTAHEKFCFWPDSPCPDRFALLLVDEPRALLQDFLERFQNLCQLELQLPSLRAEDMKNMSLTEEKISLLLQLIKEELEHRTEGEKPPMKFASDILQVHIPACVLALCGWTCSAVSGSVLSVITCSRCMRKVGLWGFHQLESAGLELDSWSPSTALTASGERGPPVPTSPRRMLTRSQDTISPGSEQEKSPSPSISRPRSSDPPSSPVERGGELEAASPTQRNRPITRSMGQGDNVEVPSSPLRRAKRPRLCSSSSSDTSPRSFFDPSSQHRDWCPWVNAVEGGEAPEDPEKEPAKGEPGWQVVLSTLLASRKCDQVPETEPVSLSVKSCKVFRIFRQWESINPS; this is translated from the exons GCCTGAAGG GAAGGACACGTCCGACTGGTCGGAATCAGCTAATGGATCTTTGCAAATTGATGCCCTCTCCTTGGAGTCAACAAGCAAAGAAGCTTATTTCAGCAGAGTAGAAACGTTCACT CCTCTGAAGTGGGCAGGCAAACCCCACGAGTTGTCTCCCTTGGTCTGTGCCAAGTATGGGTGGACCAACGTGGAATGTGACATGCTGAAGTGCTCCAGCTGCCAAGCCTTCCTCTGTGTCAGCCTGCAGCTCACCTTTGACTTCAACAAGT ATAAGGAGCGCTGTGTGGAGCTGAAGAAGTCCTTGTGCACCGCTCATGAGAAGTTCTGCTTCTGGCCAGACAGCCCCTGCCCAG ATCGCTTTGCTCTTTTGCTGGTGGATGAACCCAGAGCACTTCTCCAGGACTTCCTGGAGCGCTTCCAGAACCTGtgccagctggagctgcagctgccttcCCTCAGAGCAGAGGACATGAAGAACATG TCCCTTACAGAGGAGAAGATCAGCCTGCTCCTCCAGCTGATCAAGGAGGAACTCGAGCACAGGACCGAGGGAGAGAAACCACCGATGAAGTTTGCTTCAGACATCCTGCAGGTGCACATTCCTGCCTGTGTCCTGGCTCTGTGCGGCTGGACCTGCAG CGCTGTGTCCGGCTCTGTGCTCTCAGTCATCACCTGCTCTCGCTGCATGAGGAAGGTGGGACTGTGGGGGTTCCACCAGCTGGAATCTGCGGGGCTGGAGCTGGATTCCTGGAGCCCAAGCACTGCTTTGACAGCATCTGGAGAGCGCGGCCCTCCTGTGCCCACATCTCCACGCAGGATGCTCACACGGAGCCAAGACACGATCTCGCCAGGCTCTGAGCAG GAGAAGAGCCCCTCCCCATCGATCTCTCGCCCGAGGTCTTCAGATCCCCCCAGCAGCCCCGTGGAACGAGGGGGTGAGTTGGAGGCTGCCAGCCCCACGCAGAGGAACCGCCCCATAACCCGCAGCATGGGGCAAGGAGACAACGTGGAGGTGCCATCCAGTCCCCTCCGTAGAGCCAAGAGACCACGGCTCTgctcttccagcagctca GATACTTCTCCAAGGAGTTTCTTTGACCCCAGCTCGCAGCATCGTGACTGGTGTCCCTGGGTCAACGCAGTGGAGGGAGGAGAAGCCCCAGAGGATCCTGAGAAGGAGCCTGCAAAGGGAGAGCCAGGCTGGCAAGTGGTCCTGAGCACACTCCTTGCCAGCAGAAAGTGTGACCAAGTGCCTGAGACAGAGCCTGTG AGCCTCTCGGTGAAATCCTGCAAAGTGTTCCGCATTTTCCGCCAGTGGGAGAGCATCAATCCCTCCTGA